The stretch of DNA AAAGCTGAAAACAACAtgattaatctttaaaaaaaaaccagacgaATACTTTCATCTTATTCACAACAACATCCTTatctattaaaattataaaaaagcaGTATTTATTTCATCCAGGAAACCTTATTGGAGAAGACATGTGGCAATGACACTAAGATATGCCTGCGAGGTACAAACTTATATCCTTTTTAAACTAAGTATTAATAGAAAGTTTAAACTTAGTCGTTGGTCGTCTGATGATAAATTGTTTCtttgaaatcaaatataaaacatatatctaaAATAGTGATTTCCTATAAAACATTAGCTTTCCATGCACATGTTTTAAGAAGGAAGATAAATCAGATGTATGTTTGgaaaagagaggtgaaagatgcaaaagaaaaattcaaactcataagttgaaaataaaaaatatataccaaaggaaaaaaaacagtatacaaattgattgattgattgattggagTTTAAAGCCACGTACAGCACCATTGCACTATTTCTTGCTGGTCAGTCTTTAATTGTGGAGGAATCTGGAATTCCCAGGAAAAACAACCGACCTTCTTGTCAACTCAGTTTGGAGTCGGCGCACCTGTCACGTGTGGAATTCGAATTCACAACCTCTATATTTACAGGCTAACGATACAGCAGTTGGACTCATGAATTAGACCACTTGTCAAACGAGGCTCCtcagtatacaaaaaaaatataattaaccgAAAATCCTCAATAGAACTGTACATATAACTTAAGATATCAATTTTGTTAATCATACATAATATTGTTGATTTTTCTTAACGTAGAGCATACATAAAAGACAGACATGAAAAGTGagaattgttttctttaatgTTGGGgttgattttgaaagttttatgtCATACTGatctaaataaacaaaaatgaagaaaatgtatGGGACTGTAACTTTATTTATCGAGCTGCTTTAGAAAATGACGTCATCGACTGTCAGTTAATGAAgaaaatgtatacatattttatcgCATCCTTGACGTTACGCCATTTCAAGAATGGGAAGAAAAGATCACTCCTATTTGTCACGATCCTCAACGGTTTTCGCTTCAGTATTGTTCATGAATTTCTTCTAATGTTAGTGAGTGTTGTCTGGTAATAATCATTCGTTGTTCCTCTCGTCTTAAACTAACGAAATAGCAGACATTTTATGTATTCAACTACAGGTTTGTCAAAGTAGCGGGAAGATAAACGTAGCCAATGTGCAAAACAAAATAAGTGCATGttgttttgaataaatgtttCCGGTCCAATGTATATAATACAGTGAAATTATGAGTTAGAGGATGTAGTATCTTTTGTTACTTGCAAAATTGTAAtactgagtcttatgtagacgaaacgcgcttctggcgtacttaactataatcctagtacctttgatagctaCTAGTAATAACATTTTGATATTCTTTTATAGGAACAAAAGGAGAAAATGGACAAATGGGAGAAAAGGGTATAGCTTTCAATTTCTGGTTATTTCTACAtcacatatttaaatatttttaatattaaaccatgtgaaaaagaggcaaattcagacaaaataaatataccGTTGTAAATTCCTGATAACcttatttgaaagatttttttacaaAGGGTCGACGTTGAAAGTAcatatgtaaaatgaaaaaagtaaaatgtgaCCAACTTTTTTCAGATAATTTAAATGGTGTTGTATTTCTTCTATtaatacatattttcaaatataaggtGACCTTGGCCTCAAAGGTGGATTTGGAGTTCAGGGCATTAAAGGATTAAGAGGTGGAGAAGGAACAAAAGGCTATCCAGGTAACAAAGGCCCAAATGGTATCATAGGAAGAAAGGGCATAAAAGGTGATAATGGATACTATGGATATATAGGACTCAAAGGAGAAGCTGGAACAAAGGGAGAAAATGGAAAAAACGGTCAAAGTGGTATGCAAGGACCGAAAGGAGAAACAGGGTCCATTGGTGGAAAAGGAATTCAAGGAAACAAAGGTTCACCTGGAAATAAAGGGTCAACAGGAGTTAATGGTGACCagggtataattttgttttttaaatatctaacggttaaaatttaaaaaattgtttatcaCAAACTATATAATATTACTAGATATACAAGTAATGCATAAAAGAAAATGTTAGTGTTTGAGATGAAACTTTGCTCATgaataatgattgattgattaattaatgCTTGTTAGATGTGCACTCGAAATTGTTTTTGCTTAATTAATTGATCACTATTGAACAGAGGTATATAACTGTTGCTTTTATTCATGGCACAGAAGTAACagacaatttttaaatctttagTATAATTTGGCAATGATTTTAATACCTAAATTCAAACACGAGCACGGTCAATAGAACTAACATCTGTTTGAGTGTAAGTAAAGAAATACAACGAAGTATGAGATACTCCGCACTGAACTGTAGAGTTTCTAGTTATTTCTATAAATTCAGCTATCTAAAGTTAATGTTTCTTTTCGGTTTAGGTAACTTTGGATCCAAGGGTCAAATAGGTATTACAGGTCCGGAAGGAATAACAGCAAATACTACGACACAATGCGATTGCATACGTAAGTAAAACGTTTGTAATTTTGATTCTGATACCGTTTGGTTATTATGTTTTGTACTGTATTTATCAAGCCTTTGCTTTTTTTATGTCTTCTTGTCGTCAACTTCTTGTGCTTTATAAGAACAGAGATAAAGAGAATTTTATTATGAGCAAATGTCTATCAAAAACAGAGAGGACATATCAATAGTTTAGTAAAAAACATTGTTTATCGTAAGTACACTGGGTTTTAAAGATAGCTTTCTATATAGGATAACTTAATTGAATCAACCTATCTTTAAACTTGCAAATCGATGTCGATCTTGTAGATTTAGAGTTACAAAGAATACACAGTATCATATTCATCGAAAAGTCGACTTTCTATCTGAACTGACTGTAATTTACAGAACGTTACCACCAAGTGTATATAAATTGCAGTATCAATCTTGTTAGGTGTACTtataaaattgttatatatatttgctGACAAAACTAATTTTGAGCCAAACTTGTATTCTAAGTACATCTCGCCAAAGGGTTCTTGGAGTTGTTCTTCCTTTCCAAATACCTTTCAATTATCAATTATCTCCTTAATAACGTCCTTATCTTTCATCGCCTTATTCAGCAACAGCTATTGATTTATTTTATCCTCTATTcagatgtttttaaaaagtataaaataaatctacCTCGTTCTCACATTATTTTcggcaaatgaaaaaaaacctttatCTGTATTGTTAATCAAATAATCTATTCTATTGATAAATTTTCTTTGCAGGTGGTTCTACGTTTCATTTTACCGACCCAACAAACACTACAGTTACTTTCCCCGAGGGAAGTTTTGAAGTTTTGAACTGTTCATCAGAAGGACCAAAAGACATGAACTTTTCTATTGTTAAAGACGGTGTATGCAATACATTTAATGGTACACAACATTTCATATTTAACAGCACAAAGTTTTCCGATGCTGGGACTTATGTTTGTATGATCTCTTTGAATggtgaaagaaaaacaaagacaattGAAGTTGTCATTACAGGTTAGTATATTTTGACTAAATCAGTTCGTTGAAGATTTTGCAGATGAGTCATTTATTACAATTATTACTGCACCTCTTTGTTTGATATAATTCTTAATTTGTTCATGCGACAACAAGTTGTATGTGTTAGTTTATGTACAGTTGTATTGATATTGATCATATCGTGCAAACAGTTCCTTTCATTCCGGTGCTTGTGATCTTGCAGTGAGATAATTTGTCTTCTTGAGACGACGAACAGCAGTAAATAACTCTTCCGTTGCATTTATTCCTTTAGCCatatgcatacatgtactgaTTTAAGTTCAAAATAAAAAGCGATAGCCTTTACAACTCTGCACGTTATTACCTGAATACATTACGGTCATGTAAAGTCAAAGTATTGGATCCAATTATACCAAGAACAACGTTCGAAACCATAATGTAACTATCAAGTTTTACTGACGATATAACTTCCATCTTCACAAACTtagaattttaatttttgttcaaaaTGGTTAACAGATGTCGTAAAGAAATTCCATAGTAAGAAATTTCTTTAAATCGAATTGTCATTATTTTGATGACATTTTCTACTtcaggaaatgcctgtaccaagtcaggaattaaACAGTTGTTTTCTTCATTTGCTTGATTGTGTTTAAGCTTCCATTATGCAATTTGAcaaaagactttccgttttgaatttttctcggaatTCGGACATTTTTGTTATTCttccttttaattattttcatcatCTTAGGACGAAACGTGTGTGATTTTGAGAATGGATTGTGTGATTGGACACAGGATGCTGATAATGACACGAATAATTGGATACTTCATTCTGGAAATACGCCGTCAAGAGGAACCGGTCCTGACGTCGATCACACATTCGGAAATAGTAAGTTTAACATCCTAAGTTTTCAAGTTATAGTTTTGCTTGTGTCATCTCGATTAAGACCTCAGTAGGATAattatattcaatatatatttggtaACTTCGGAATATACAGAGATTCATTGCTTGTACATCTAtcatttatgttattttaaaatgttaccGTCATGAACTTGCATGAACAATTTGCGACTGGAAGTTAACCAAACAACAACAGATACAATTAATGATCctttcaattatatatatatttcgtatCTGCATACAAAATGTAAGCTGCATTACATAATGCTTTTGTGGagaaaaacaatttttaacaTACAAACGTATGAACtctgtaaaaataattttacatcaAATAGTATTGCATTATTGTCAAagtaaagtatttttttatctttaagaaCCATTTACATACACTGTTGAATATCTTGAGAATGACTTTGAGGATACAATACTGACAACATTTCTTTAATATAGGTACAGGACACTATTTATATTTGGAGGCGTCAAGCACACCTATCGGTGATAATGCCATATTAAAGTCTCAAACTTTGTCGTCCTCAGCGTATTGCCTATCTTTTAGCTATCATATGTATGGAAACAGAATGGGAAGTATGAATGTATATGTTCAGGTGATTATTCCGGTTTATTTTGTAACCAAAAGGGGAGATGATTATACAGTTAATTCATTTACAGTCATTGAGAAATTTTTTCcctatgaaaataaactcataatagaaaGCTGGATTGAAAAAAAATCGCCAGACTcgctttttgtctacaaaaaactcatcagtaacATTCGTgtacaaatatttatcaatatgGACTTTTGGCGAtgtcaatacgttatatatggCTTTATTCGGATTGTTTTGACCGAGTACTCAGTGCGAGGTTCAATATAATATAACAGGTTCATATATAACATATCGTCTGAGTGAAAGTAGGTTAGttaatatatattacatgtataaatagtgtAAGTTTGAAAATGATATTGACTTGATGTTACTATTTTTGGAAATGACATTGACTCGATGTTTCAATTTTTAGTAGCATGGAGTCAATATCATTTCTAAATATATTAACGTCGATTCAGTATGTCAAAATGGTGAATAAGTATAAAATGTATCTTGGACAACACATGACCAAATAAACCAATGAGAAACAAGAAATATCAAACcatttgtaatataatatttttcgAATCTCTATTATCTACAAGTTCAAATCAGTATGGATCAATTATTTTTGAAAGGAGTTATGCCCTTGGACATttgaattgtatttaaaaattgcatgttAGCCTTTTTAAGCTTATATTTCTTGTAGCATAGTTAGGAAACACATACAAGCTTGATAATAGTAATGTCGTGGACGAGTTCAAAAATCAATGTTGATCGGTTATTCCTAAAGAAGTGATGTCCCtttaaatataaattgtatattttttataaattgcattGTTGCTTTAATGACTACATCATagtcagatttaaaaaaaaaactaatgtcaGAGGTATATCAGTGAGGTCTTGAAAAACAAATCAGTTCAGATCAACTATTGTAaaaggagttatgtccctttgaaatGTAATTCATATTGAATATCTCATTGTCAGCACTCTAACACCTACATTTTATGTTGGTAAATATATCAAAGGTTTCAATCAGCAAGATGTTGAAATCGTTCAATATCTAGTGATAATCGATTTTGTTTAAGGAGTTATACCCCTGTACTGGGAAAAAGACATCAAATGGAACGAAACATTGTTACATATATCGATTTTCTAGTCGGATGTTTATGGAAAAGTTTAAAGAAACTAAACATATTGTTTTGGATTTGTTGACATATAAAATTGATGCAACAGTTGAAGACATTCAATGCTATTCTTTACTTCAATCTTTTTATATACTCCATAGGACTGCAATAATCCAAAATTACAAACAATTTGGAGCAAAAATGGAGATAAAGGACAAGCTTGGATGAATGCATGTATATACATCAGTAAACGTCAACAAGACTATCAGTTAGCTATTGAAGCAGTAAGAGGATCCGGTTACTATAGTGATATGGCCATAGATGATATGGTCATTTCAGCCGTAGCTGATAATCAGAATTGTACTTGTTTCAATATAGGTAAATAAACATTGCTCTGAGAAACTGTGAGGGCTTGTTATATTATGTCAATGTCTGCATTAATAGTAGTAAATCAAGAgtttttattctttcaaaaacTGTGATAAAATAACAAGTAAtttataagattaaaaaaaatggtattttaaACTAAACgtaataaaatcatgaaataaagaTGGGGATAGAGGACAAATTGTTTAAAGGTACAACAGAATTCCTAACATCTGAACAAAAAGTTAAGAACAGatgttgtgttattaaaattttctgttaaaaaatatggaaaatcaatTTTTGGAGTACAAATCTATGGTTCATTGCTTGTTTAAAGGCTTTATCTAGGTTCATAAACTCTCCATTTTTTAACAAGGTTTTGATTTTCAAGAATTTGGGCCTCGAGCATCAGTGAAgatacatttattgtcgaaatgcgcatctagtgtGGAAAGTTTCGAACCGTTAATGTAGTTCAGTCATAATTTCAAGAATCgttgaaattgataaaaaaggAGTATTTTCAAAGACAAAAGCATATTCTTGATCATCATTTTTTCTGACGATATAGCAAATATATGAGTTTGTATAATGGGGTTCTATTTCATCACTCAAATAGTAAAGGAACTATAAATTTATTGTGTAACGTTTATTTGTAtcataatataatttaaatgTAAGAAGTTCTTGCCGTAGAAAAGCTGCAATATAGCCATGAAAATGCAACACTGCTTAAAACTAATTAGACAAATGTTTAAAGTCTGCaatagacgaaatgcgcgtctttCAAGCATATCAAAAACCTAAtaactttgatatatattttagattaTGATGACTACTGTGATTTTGACAATGACTTATGTCATTGGAAGCAAGGCACGGTAGATAATTTAGACTGGACCCGAAAACAAGGACCAACTCCTTCTGTCCAAACTGGACCATCGATTGACCATACCACtggtattttttattaaattttctccTGTTTTTAGTGATTATAATTTTAATGACAAAGCACATTGCATTCAGTTAGTACCGTGCACAAATTTCAAGctatattatgtttcaaaaacGAGAATAGACACCAAGGAGTCCAATAAAAAACAGAGTAGACACCAAGGAGTCCAATAAAAAACGAGAGTAGACACCAAGGAGTCCAATAAAAAACGAGAGTAGACACCAAGGAGTCCAATAAAAAACGAGGGTAGACACCAAGGAGTCCAATGAAAAACGAGGGTAGACACCAAGGAGTCCAATAAAAAACAGAGTAGACACCAAGGAGTTCAATAAAAAACGAGAGTAGACACCTAGGAGTTCAATAAAAACGAGAGTAGACACCAAGGAGCCCAATAAAAAACGAGAGTAGACACCAAGGAGTCCAATAAAAAACGAGAGTAGACACCAAGGAGTCCAATAAAAAACGAGGGTAGACACCAAGGAGTCCAATAAAAAACGAGAGTAGACACCAAGGAGTCCAATAAAAAACGAGGGTAGACACCAAGGAGTCCAATAAAAAATGAGAGTAGACACCAAGGAGTCCAATAAAAAACGAGAGTAGACACCAAGGAGTCCAATAAAAAACGAGAGTAGACACCAAGGAGTCCAATAAAAAACGAGAGTAGACACCAAGGAGTCCAATAAAAAACGAGGGTAGACACCAAGGAGTCCAATAAAAAACGTGAGTAGACATCAAGGAGTCCAATAAAAAACGGGGGTAGACACCAAGGAGTCCAATAAAAAACGAGAGTAGACACCAAGGAGTCCAATAAAAAACGAGGGTAGACACCAAGGAGTCCAATAAAAAACGAGAGTAGACACCAAGGAGTCCAATAAAAAACGAGGGTAGACACCAAGGAGTCCAATAAAAAACGAGAGTAGACAACAAGGAGTCCAATAAAAAAACGAGAGTAGACACCAAGGAGTCCAATAAAAAACGAGAGTAGACACCAAGGAGTCCAAT from Mytilus galloprovincialis chromosome 2, xbMytGall1.hap1.1, whole genome shotgun sequence encodes:
- the LOC143065123 gene encoding uncharacterized protein LOC143065123: MDTKRQRHALNLTILVSIFIAQLIAFVVISLHENHRREILQSKLETKRDLIYNISTTCKIKIHDLHKILSSLVGSAETFNDNNVTHVFSRRQAFSGIQSTIQKEETLLEKTCGNDTKICLRGTKGENGQMGEKGDLGLKGGFGVQGIKGLRGGEGTKGYPGNKGPNGIIGRKGIKGDNGYYGYIGLKGEAGTKGENGKNGQSGMQGPKGETGSIGGKGIQGNKGSPGNKGSTGVNGDQGNFGSKGQIGITGPEGITANTTTQCDCIRGSTFHFTDPTNTTVTFPEGSFEVLNCSSEGPKDMNFSIVKDGVCNTFNGTQHFIFNSTKFSDAGTYVCMISLNGERKTKTIEVVITGRNVCDFENGLCDWTQDADNDTNNWILHSGNTPSRGTGPDVDHTFGNSTGHYLYLEASSTPIGDNAILKSQTLSSSAYCLSFSYHMYGNRMGSMNVYVQDCNNPKLQTIWSKNGDKGQAWMNACIYISKRQQDYQLAIEAVRGSGYYSDMAIDDMVISAVADNQNCTCFNIDYDDYCDFDNDLCHWKQGTVDNLDWTRKQGPTPSVQTGPSIDHTTGLGYYLYLESNNHNGQKAELISEYIQGTMDYCLSLFYHMLGVGIGHLDIFKEVQQISGSTTRYKLLSLTGNKGDSWLEQKLSITSPSTFRIVLAGTIGGDTSDMAVDDIRIKSGQCK